TGAAAATTATATTAGGAGttagatattttatttattttatttaaaaaataaataaattagtcagtatatattagatttaattagtcctttctaataaaattttattaatttctatTGTAAAAAATTGATGTGGTTTACAGAATAACTAAATAGTTACACGTGGCGTGCCATGTATATCTTATTTTGACATATAAAGactaatttttaacagtaaaaatgcaTGAAACTTTTAACAGAATGACTAGTTTGCTATTTGATGTAACATATAAAgattaatttgtctatttttttgAGTAAAGAGGGCAAAATATAATTCGACTTTTAGTACAAGAGTTCTCATGATActttttagttattaaatgattttatttAAGCCTTTTAGCTCTTAATTACATGAAAAAAAATCCCATTTTCAGTCCctctaaaaaattaataatgcattaagccctcaaaaattataaattttatttaggtAAAATTTCTAACTTCATCCCTAATATCTTACTCGAAAACGTTGGTCTTAAAGGATTGAAAGCCATTGTAAAGCGTTTGAGCATCTTCGTCAGGAACGGGAAAAGGGATTCTCCTTTGGAGCTCAGCAATAAGCATCTCTACTTTTCCCTGTACCTCCTCATCCAGCCTTACTTCCTCACTGCAacccaacatatatatatatatatatccacagCTAAGTATACGTATGTATAACAATGGagctatatatatgtgtgtgtgtgcgtgAAGTGAAATGGAGAGTCTATAAATACCTGATGAGAATCTTCCTCAGTCCTTCAACAACATCAGCAGAATATTGCTTCTCGGCCATTTGTATATGTGCTCTCTTTTTCAGGTTTCACACCAAAAAGTTCACAGAATTAGCGATTTACAATCAACTGTGGATCTTGGCATTAAGTTTTAGAGGGttagttaaaattttcaaaaattataatGGATTTAATGAGAATTTCAAGAAATCTTGAAGGGtctaattaaaaatttcaaaactttGAAGAGCTTAATTGAAAATTTCCAAAATCCCGAAAGACTTGATGAAAATTTTCAGAAAATTAGGAGCCTATTGAAATTCTCCCATTAGCATTAGCTGTTGGAGCAATattattgcatgaaatagatgtAGGTGCATGcataatcataaaatatcatataataaatgaataaaaaagaaatgaaatattGGTATTAGCTATAATAAACCAACTAACCTTTGAAGTTGAATTGGATAATATAAAagcttgtatgtatgtttgatgcAGCTTCAGGCTTGTGGTATTTATAGGCTGAGTTTTCCTGTTGAAAAAATTGGTCACGTttaaaataacaataacaatTTGTTTATGTAAGAGAAGGAACAAATGAACACGTCTCTTCCTTTCAGATAATTGCATGTAATAATATGTAGAAAGAGAGTGAAACATATAGTTTGGTCTGAAATGGAAATTATCCCAACTTATAGTCATATTTAATAACAtcttatttattaataaatgtatttgtttatatgattttttaaaaatcaaaaatcttttttatgttttctttttctattaatattatttataaagtTTTAACATGACTTCTCTTTTTAATGTGTAATATGCCCTATACTTGTTGATATATAAAGGATAAGGGTAAggctagaaaattattttaagaagTAAAAACgaataaaattagaaatttaaagtacaattttatcatACTAACTTATGATTACTTAAAATTAAATGGACTCTATAGGGACCAAGGTAACTACATGCTTCTCTCCCTCCACCTCTGTgaaggttaaaatatgccataagttCTTGCatgtataaaaaaattgaaattcagtccttgtactttttattatatgaatgtactctatttacttttaaattttaaaatttagatataATCATTAATACGTTAAAATTATCTCGTTAAATTCAAGCTCATTATAACATTATTTTTTAGTTACATACCTATCGAgtgaatattttttttaattttaaaatatcatactAACAAAATTTAACAAGaaaaatttacaatattaactaatagaacttgaaatttaaaaattggaaAGAAAAGAGGTTAAATTCCtttagattaaattttaaatttatgaaaatgaaGAGATAGATTTTTATGAATATACAAATGTATATCTGTGAATATTTTTCTCAAAAAACGAATAACATCATAAATCACAAAACGTAATGATAGACACGTTGAGAAACTGCATCTCACACAATAGATTTGTATTGGACTATAGGTATGACATTGACTAATTGCAAGCTCCTTGTTATACGTGGCAATAAAAAACATGGATACAGTGGCCTCGCGAAACACGCTTTTCTAAACTTGTATCAAAAAGCCACAGGTTACCATTTCAGCATTTCTTGTTTCACGTTTTTTATCTGTATATAATTATGATAAGATTGGAATTTATGTTTTTATCTGTATATATGATTTTAAACTTCAAGGGCCTTAATTTTGTGGCCATTAgttgatttatgttttttttttttatgaattacaaataaaagtaaaatatgatTAACTAATGTGATTAGCGTGATTCGAACTTAAGTCATATCTAGGAGACTAGGACAATGAACACCCTTAACCTTCATATGGGAttcaatttatatttatttaaaaatattaattaaatttatattattaattaatttagatgCTAAGTTGCCAAATCTTCAAGAAATTTTTAAATCTTTATAAAATAGTTAGTATTTAATATATTAGCagcaaaatattttaattatacaaGCATAAATCAAAATAAGgtgaataattaatatatttacagtgtatttttaattttacaaacaaagatataaatttatcatgtatcttattttgtttatatatatttttacatatatattgatctactaaatattttttattaaaatattatcacaAATCTTGTTTTGAGTACTTGTTTTTTTATACTAAAACTTTAAGGAATGTTATTTCTTAAACTCTACTTATAAAGTTTAAATACTCTACCGATAGATGTaccaaatttttataaaatatatagggtcactataatttttaattattaaatttgatagttaaaattattttaatatctctaattttttatcaattttaatatttgaacTTAAATTACGTAAAAAAATCATTAACAtgacataaaaattatataaaatttaaaaattttagacaATGACTCAAATATCATAATAAACTTAATTACTAGATTAAGAAAAAATTACATTAATCCAAATATACAACAAGTTTGATTTATTTGAGCATGATTATGTCTTTTCCAATGGAAAAAGTTTACCCATTCTcaagatttttaaaataaattaatttagatTTACTGTTTATTTGAGGATCAACAGGCAATTATATATtttgaaccaaaaaaaaaaaaaagtttgaagaAATTATATATCACTAGAATCTTGACCACGCGCATCATGTGCCTTGACTTGAAACCATTTGTTGCGAATTCTGTTTGTAGTCCGACCGTATATTGGAAACAATAACAACAGCCCACGTGCTAGGCACGATCTTGGTCAAAATAAAGAACTTTAAATTGGGTTtacttcaatttaaatttaaattaaataattataaaataatttaatatcaaaTTTTTATTGTTAATACTTTCTTTTTAGAACAGTAAAATATGATATTTGAGAAAACATTtacatacatatattatataatttgagTAAATTATATGAATAACTTAtagatgaaaaagtgaaattaatatttttaatacacTAGATTGAATTGATATTTCAAAATTTGATGAAGAAAAACTATTATTATTGCATCTGAAATATGAACTTGGTAcgtaaaaaatcataaaattatttgcATGAATTGCgagtaaaaagaaagaaaaatgatttGCAGCATTAACAATGTCATAGGAAtacaattttatattattattttagaaaaaacaCAAACACAActgcattaaaaaaaaaaaagggaaaaaacaaCAGATAAATTATTGGCGGAGATGTAGTAAATGAGACATTCTCAGTagcttaaattaaaatttagataATGCATGGGGCAAAAGGGCCTTATTATGGGTGGCATGGTTTGGTACACATCTTCCATTGCTCAAAATCTCCATTAACAAAATCATAGTAACCTCCTCTTAGTGTCAATGTTCCATTCACCACTGCACTCCTCACAAATGGATACGTCAGTAGATTTCCCATCGAGTTCTTCACTGATTCCtgcatatatatgtatgcatatgaaGTTAAATCTTAATTCGCTTTCAACGTAAACCacctcaaaatttaaaaatatttgtttttatacACCATATGGAACAAGTTGGTGCATGCCTAACCGGTTATACCTTTTCGCAAAGCGTTAATTGTTGTTCGATAGGCAGGTCACCAGCTTCTTCCAGTACCTTTTTCTTTGCTGGCAAACCAATTTTCACCCACTCATCAATGAAATCACTGCACAGTTCAtccaaaaagaaaatattttatattttggttaaaaattggtggctttttttttttttcttcatatcTAGCATAATAGCTTACTATGTTTGAGTTTGATCTGGAAGACTCATAAGCCTCTCTATGCCACCACAACGACTATGTCCCATTATCAATATGTTGTCCACCTGTAAATATAAATATGCGGTCATCTTGTTCCTTTTTATTACATGACAAGAAAAATTGAACTGGTCTGTCACTGAGAAATGAAGATCTCATACCTCAAGACTTTTAACTGCATACTCGATGACTGAACCAATTTCAGTGTGTCTCACCTGTGCAGTACGTATATATAAACAGGTTTAGCTTCCTAAGCAAATAAACCATAAGTTCTTTTAATGACTTAAAACTTGGTAAAAATATCACAGACTACTTTGTGCTAAGAATTGAATTGCATTTTATCTCTTTATTGAAAGATGAGAAAATTAGTCGGAACAAGGAGCAAATTaatatttctgttaaaaattttatttattgttacgGCTAAAAATAGACAACTATATGTTAGCAAGAGTTACTGTGGCACGGCATGTGTAATTGTTTATTTTTTAGTCATCTACACtatattttaacaataaaaatggatagaatttttaagagaaataactaatttattttttaatcaaaATATAATATGGCTGTTAGTGCATGAACATATAATAATTTTACCCTTGAAATGGAGGGTATGGGAAATTAATTACCCGATCAAATTGAGGAACCATATTAGCAATATTGCGGCCGACGAAGGCTTCTCCCGGTTTGAAATTCAAAACGACTGAAGGGCTTACTCGTGAATCCGAGCATGCAAACACCAAGAACTGAAAAAAATAATGgattcaatttaatcattgttaaagaaaaaaaaaacctaggaaaattaccattttcatTGTCTATGATAGTATACCTTTGGATGCTGAGCTTTTGCAAGTTCATTGAAACATTCTTGGTGTTTGCTGCCCAAAAAACAATGCAGACATCAGTGTGATTATCCGTTGGTGAATTATTAGAGATGTAAACTGGGAATTGTATACGTACTCAAATATGTGGGTCTTGAAGAAGTGAAAGCCATCGTCAAGCCTTTGAGCATCATGGTCACAAGGGGGATGATGACGATGATGATGCTCTCTGCCTTGGAGCTCGGCGATAAGCTTCTCAACTTTGCTTTGAACCTTCTCATCCAGCTCTTCTTGGACACTGCAATCAACATATGGAtgtatatattattgttattatttacaGAAACTGATCATATTGTTCTCCTGCAATAAAAAAGTGATTGGTCTTGAGAGAGGGGAGAGgattgaaaagaaagaaaatatttttttttcaaaaaaattccaaagAACTGGTAAAACGGATCGTTTTGACCGAAGACAAAGACCTGAGTCGTTGCAGTTGACAATTCAATGGTAAGATCCAATTCTTTAGAGATGGccaataataaattattaattgtaAAAGCTAACTCCTTAGTGACCAACCAATAATAAATTGTAAATAGGAGTACACTCTGGTTCATGTAAATTAACTCAAATAGAAATACATGCTTCCACAAATGAATAATTAATTAGAAGAAATTACTTGAGGAGAATCTTCTTTAATCCTTCAACAACAACTTCAGCTGAATGCTTTGCCATTTGGACGCTTTCCttctaaaaaacataaatatttgagTCAGCAAATTTTCACAAGCATGAGGAGGTTGGAGCAAGAGCAAGAACGTTacttgcatgcatgcatgcatgaaaTTTGTACGTTCAGGCAACATATATACAGttttaagaagaaaaaaagaatttaaaatcaaatatatatatcgaTAAATAAAACATCAACTAACCTTTTCCTAAAGATCTTAGCTCTTAAAACTTTTACTATAAAATAGGAAGATATAATGCTTAATGCAGTTCCAAAGGCATAGATATGCTATTTATAGGCGGAGTACTTCAAGCGTTGTAATAAAAGATATCATTGAAAGTAAAAAAGAAAAGTCGCTCTTTGTAATAAATAACTGTTGTAACACGGTTTTAGCTAGTTACACGACAATTTACTTTTTAGGTACAAAAGCTGGCACgcctttgctttttttttttttttttttttaacacttCATTTTCTATATTCTTTATCAACAAACCAAACCTTGTCAGGATTTAATTGTTTTTTAAGTAACCTTTCCATTACGTCttaattttcaatttcaatcacaaATCATACTTGCTAAAAGTAATGAGCTTTGAATCAATTAATATTAATTTGAGGAAATAGCTTTAGTTATTGGCATCAACTTTTTAATTAAGAAACACTTATCTTTCTTAAATCAAACGTGTactaacaaaaaataaaaattaaaagttgaaAAAGCATAAAGGAcgaaagataaaattatatttaaaaaagctCACGTTGATAAATTACCTATTATTTACTTGCACTGAAGAAATGTAGTAGTTGGTCAGTCTCTTTCATATACATTTCTTTATCAATATAGAAGAAGAAAGATACCTGGTATTGAAATGTGAAAACTGATCTGGGCAACTATTTGTAATTATTATACCCAACCCTTAATTCATTAGCAGAAGTAAAGCAATTATATAAGAGTTTGGAGTGACTATCCTTAACATTACTATGAGGTGAGTCTTGACTTTTGATTATTAATGGTAATATGTTTATAATATATAGGAAAAGAGATATTTATAGTCTATAGTTTGGATCCAAATGAAACATTGAAATCATCAAAGTCTAGTATTATAAGCATGAAGGTGGTATACGTTGAATGAGAAAAGGTAACTTGTGACTGTCCTTGACTCCAAATTTCCACCACTCCACTTTGGGGAAGAAAAATATAAATGCATCTGGACGTGGTACTATATATTACTAAATTCTTGACATTTTGTCAATAAGTGCCAACTACCACCTAAAACACAATGTAAATGCATcccccatttttatttaaaactattttCTTAATGTGTATGATACATTAATTATTTTGTGCCGAGGATGTTTATATTTATGGTTCTACTCATAATttcaatataatttatttaaatatatatatatatacatggatCTAAAAACcatataatttacttatttttagaGATGGGGaaacttaaatatttataatttgttgtcattaatacattttaatatgaTGTTAATTAATCAGGAGGAAAATAATAGATTTGAATATTAAAacgatatattatttaaaaagacAATTACAAATTCTCAATATAGACAATAAAATcgacataaataattaaaattttcacctATTTTTTCTTTCATATCTCAACATTTCATCCACCTAATCTCTATAGTTAATTTGTTGCTTTTATGTGATTTTAATGGTAACATCCTTAACCCTTGTtcgacgccagaacagggttacagagcattatcagacttaaaaTTAAACAAACAGACATTTCATGTTCATCTCACAATCTGTAATATCccaaaaatttttacagtaaaatattatccgtgatatagtaaaataaggaaataaagtgacaaaaagtgaaattttgagttatgtcaatattgggaagtatattatgatatattaattcaacaaaggactaaattataaaagtgagaaaagttttgttgcacaagagtaaaaactcaaaatttgaggggttaaagtgtaaatatgaaaaagttgaaggcccaatagtgtaaatatttcaagggtggaatgatctagaaactaaggaaaatggatgaattaggaccaaattgaatagatgaagaactatgagggactaaactacaattttaccaaattaaatgatgactcgaggatgaaattttaaaagataatgaagggcaaaatggtcatttggaagAAAGAGAAAtttagaaagtaataatgatgctagagatattttgatattttataattatttaattagataaatattatttcattaatattttaataatatattttattaatattttattagtatataaagaaagaaagatgagaaattctcatccatatttcctatgcactaacgtgagagaaagagaggaagaaagaaaattttactttctttacaatttggtcctt
This window of the Gossypium arboreum isolate Shixiya-1 chromosome 12, ASM2569848v2, whole genome shotgun sequence genome carries:
- the LOC108478117 gene encoding carbonic anhydrase 2-like, with the translated sequence MAKHSAEVVVEGLKKILLNVQEELDEKVQSKVEKLIAELQGREHHHRHHPPCDHDAQRLDDGFHFFKTHIFDKHQECFNELAKAQHPKFLVFACSDSRVSPSVVLNFKPGEAFVGRNIANMVPQFDRVRHTEIGSVIEYAVKSLEVDNILIMGHSRCGGIERLMSLPDQTQTYDFIDEWVKIGLPAKKKVLEEAGDLPIEQQLTLCEKESVKNSMGNLLTYPFVRSAVVNGTLTLRGGYYDFVNGDFEQWKMCTKPCHP